The DNA segment GTATAACAGGTTTCATGtttgtctcttatgtatttaaaACTGAGATCAAACAGCTCAGAGTACAACCAGTATGgaaattagaagaaaaataacttcttttttccaGACAAATGACAGATAATAAAAGACATTATGATCATCTGCAGTTGGTGTCATCTTTCCTTTTGGAGGATAGGCTCATCTGCCACTAGTAGTGTGTAAATACTGATGGTTTCTCTGAATCAAAACAGAAGTACTTAACTTTTGAGAGACATTGGCCAAAACATCCAGTGATGCAGGTAATTGGAACTGAAGGTTATCATCAATAGTTAAGGAACAATCAGTACGTCAGACACTTTGTTAATATGATGTCCAGAACAGTGAGAGATCCAGAAATGAAGGAATAATAAGAGACAAAAGGGATGAAACTATACTAGGATGGTACCTCCCAAAAATGGAAAAGGAGAAGGATCAGATTAAAAGAGATGATTTCTTTTGAGCGGTCAGATTAAAAAACATGATCTTAAATCCAATGTTTAAGATAAAAGAGATGTATCATGTACTTGTGCTAAAGCTGAATttggaaaggaaaaaagaaagaaaacgagACTAGGTCTCGAAGAATTTGTAACCTTAAGTCCATCAAATTTTCCAGAAATTAGCTCAGAAGGACGGCGCACAGCTCCTGACAAATCTTGGTGCATCTCGATTGCTCTTTGAATCTTACGGGTGAGTGAAACAAGACTTGTTACAAGCTCCCGATCTGCTTCCTGTGCGACAAATGAAATGGACCATCACTAAATTTAGGCTGAACATGAAAGAAGACCAGAAAAGAAAAAATTCACGATACAGGCTGTTAAAACTCGAAAATACCTTTGacaattgaaatttcaaatttgcatcatcctccaaggGGATTGTCAGCTCTCCACTCACATATGAACCACTCAACCATGACGCCTACATACAGAAATCAAACTTCTCGTAAGTATAATGACCTTGAAGTTATTCAATGTTAGAAGATAATCGTGCAAGTGCTAACAAACACTAACAAAGTCACTTAGTTCTTTGTCTGAATATTCAGCATCTGCTTTTGGTTCATCCAATGAAAAAAGAGATACTTCATCTGCATCTGCAAAAATgtaatattaaattttaaatagaCCAGTCTAATTCTCTTTTTACAAGTAATTAACATATCAATCTAATTAAACATAGTCATAAACTTATAACATGTATAAAGACAACTACCTGGAAGTTGAATATCAGCTTTATTTTCGTTTACAACATTGCTTCTTAAGGCATCAATAGAAACACCTATTACAAGACAGGACATAAATAAGCACAAATTAATATAATCACTAGATCAGAAGCAAAAAATCCAAGTAAGCATAGTAGAATATTCCACAAGTATGTTCTTTAGCTTAAAGATAGAGAGgtagagagagacagagagaagGGAACTCAGTAAGAATGTTAATCTACTATGAAATATAGTCATCCCAGCTTGCCTACCTTCAGCTCCTGTAACTTCTAGGATGAGGACATAACGTGGCCTATCAAATGGATTTGGTACGAGTACTTCATTCAACTGCGACCAATATGAATATCGATGATGTACAATTTGATTAATATTCAAAAGATTTGCTACTATAAGATTCAGCTTTCCTACCTTCAATGAACTAGAAGCTGAGAGAGCAACAGGAGGTGCAAAACCAAGCAAGACTGATATAGCAGCACCAACTTCGGAAAGAGCCATGGAACCAACCTGTGCCCGAAAGATAATCACACGGTTAGTCAATAAAAAAGGATCAAACTATGGAGTTATGAAAAAAGATGGAAGAGTAAATTTGCACAAAATATCTAGAGGAACTTGTGATTTCATATTTTCAAGCTATGTTGCTACGACTATCCGAAAATGTTGCCGGGTACGTCtcagatcctccaaaagtagtgcatttttggaggTTCCGACATGGGTGCAGTAGCATTTTGGAAAGTCCGCGCAACATAGCTTTCAAGTTGCTTGGCGAAACAGAAAATGAGAACCCAATAATGCACTGCCTTAATGTTGTAAATAAATCCCTATTACCAGACCTGGAGTCTGAACATAATAATTGCAATAGAATACTAAAATATTAGTTGGAGAGGCTTCAGAATTTTTTTTCGGTTTGTATTTGATGTTTGTTTGTGGAAGAGGGGCCTTGGAGCAACGAGAAGTGCTCTGCGTTTCACCGAGTGAAAAGCATATGAATCTTGGGGCCAGTTTCTCCGACGAGGAGCTATCTACTTCGTCTTTCACCAAGCCCGCCTAGGCAGGAGCTTTCTGCCTCTGGGCTCCGcctattctttttattttttgttgagaAAGAAAACAGATTTTATAAGAACCACTCTGGGCTCCGCCCATTTGATGTTTATTTGTCTATGGATACATCACTATTCAATGCTCTCATGCCACATATATCAAGCATTAGGCTGCATTTGAAAGTAATTAAGCTATGAGCTATCTTAATAGTCAAGTCATTGACTTTAGTAGATTAATAACTGAAAGCTCCTATAGTTATGCTCTCAAGCCAACTTGTGTAACATTTTCTCCAACGAACATGATCCACAACATATTTCACGTTCGATTACTTGCAAAACTCTTTGCTGAATCTGAGAGAGATCACTAAACAGATAAATGAATCACCAATACATTATTTTTGTGTAAGTTGACTTGCAAATTCCAAGCGATCAATCAACCAATCAACTACACCACCTCAATTCCATAATACTTGGAGTCAACTATATGAATCATCTAAATCCGTCCTTCTCTATTCGGGCTAACACTGAATAATTTGTCTTaaaattatcaaaccaacaaaggTACAAACACTTTTTTACTCAATCTCAAGCTAGTTGACTTGCAATATTTTTAAACATTTAGCTCCAAAGCAGTAATTGCAAGTTGCTAAGCTTTCTATCCCTATACTTGCTATCAATTTCACTTCTTTAATTCTAATTACACCAACGGCCAACCCCACGTGCCCAAAAATGTGCACAACAATATTTTTCCTAAGTTTCCCCAATCTCAACATCTAAATACTACAAATTACTACCGTAACCAATCACTATAGAACAAAAAAGTACACAACTGAATACCTTAGAAGAAGCATCGGAGGAAGGAGAACGGAAGTAACGGTGAGACGGATTGTCGAGGAAAAACACCGAGGAGGATTCATCAGCAACCTGAGATCAAAAGTTTCAAACATTAAATTCAGAAATTTTACAATTTAATCGATCCAAATACAAAACGAAGAAAAACACTTACAGTAGAATgaaggaagagagagagaagTATTAGAAAGGTGAATGTGCGTGAAGATTTTTTTGGATCCATtgcttagagagagaaagagaagagagagagagatggggGGTTTGAATCTGATGAATCTGATCTATGTGGTTTTGGGAGGAAGAAGAAATTGAGATTGAAGGACATTTAGAATCACAATACGACGACGTACTAAAGTTGTAGCCAGGGTCCTTACAAATGACAACAGGTAGCCACTTTTAAGCATGCcttttagaaaattgatttaaagattagccaattcATTCAACTTCAAGATTTTAAATTAGCAGCTCAAACATTTAGGATACTAAGGACTTttttggtacgagggataagggataattaattctaaaattaaatatgagataaatttattccatatttGGTTGGGATAAAATCACCATATAACTAATTCCAGGATTAGGTATTCCTAGAttgtagtattatttttattcctACGGGAGAATAGGATAATAATTCCGGAATAATTAATCTTGGGATAGCTTGTTTTCCAACAAACGACCCGTAAATcctaaagaaaaattcaaaatacttAGTCTTGAAGTTTAAGAGAAGTGATAAATtatggatatattttaaatagcagaCTTAAAAGAGTCTACTGGTGCACTTCGCCCTTTTTTTGGGATTATTTTTAGGGGTTTTGGCATGATATAACAACATACTCATATAATTGGCAGAAAATAACCCTAGTTATAGATATTGACATCAAATAGCCAATAAATAtatatcacaataataatatGCATATCacaacttttttttcttctttgtctatatcaacatgtatattaaaattttattttcattctttgtatatcgataatataaaattatatatatagttattgcTGCCTTTATATCAATGTATATCACAATAAAAATAttgtattatttgtatatcacagtGTATAGCACATCAGACATGTGTATACCAAAATAGATATCAtaagtttatttttcttctttatgtatatcaaaaattaattttctttgtataccaaaatattatttactcccgcaattatattttagaacttgctTAAACATGCTATATAAAAAAATCCTTTTTTgatcaataattaataattatattatttgtatatcacagtgtataacataataataatgtgtatatcaaaaaaatttattaaaattttatttttcttctttgtataaCACATTTCAGATTGAAAACTCAAGTTCAAGACGACTCCACATGTGTATCCCCTATTGTAACCCATGTATATCTCTATGTACATCAGTGATATCTCATGTATATTATGTGTGTCTGTGTATATCCATGAAAATTTGTGTTATATATAcgatatacaatgtgatatacaCGGGCGTCCATAAAAATTTTGTGTTGTATACATGATATACAAAGTGACATACACAGACGTCCTTAAAACTTGTGTATGATATACACTTATGTACACGATATACAACGTGATATACACATGTCGCAGTTGGAtttttaggtctgattttttATCTGAAACCAGTCTAAATTACTtctaatcttgctcaaattttgtatatagcctTGTTTAGGCATTTTTAACTAATTTCAATCACACCCACTCATTCAATCCaaacaaaaaaaggaagagagaagaaaaacgaagttgaaatatatattttctctcttagtttttgctaatcttgctcaaattttgtatatagcctCGTTTAGGTATTTTCAACTAATTTTAATCACACACATTCATTCAATccaaccaaaaaaagaagaaagaagaaaaacaaagttgaaatatattttttctctcttagttTTTGCTTCTGATTTTTTCTGATGTGAGATCAACCTTACCTTTTCATCCCACTGTTTTTTTTTTCCGTATAATTTGCAAGAATTTTTGCTAAACTATGAGAGAAAagaagagatagaagaagaaatacaagGAGAGAAAAGGGGTGGGAAGCCAAAATAAGCGTGTAGTTTTTTTGAGAGAGAATATAAAAGAGAATAGTTTTTTTAAGATTTGGCTATATAATGCCAATTGTTTGGGGCTATATTTGCCATACCTAATATAAGGCTAAAAAAATTGTCAATTCATGTGTTGTTATAGGAtgtcaatttttctttttttctttttggatttaACCGGGACAGGCACAGTTTATACTTTGGCcatgttttaaaaggttttataAATATAACCT comes from the Nicotiana tabacum cultivar K326 chromosome 14, ASM71507v2, whole genome shotgun sequence genome and includes:
- the LOC107777163 gene encoding uncharacterized protein LOC107777163, with product MDPKKSSRTFTFLILLSLFLHSTVADESSSVFFLDNPSHRYFRSPSSDASSKVGSMALSEVGAAISVLLGFAPPVALSASSSLKLNEVLVPNPFDRPRYVLILEVTGAEGVSIDALRSNVVNENKADIQLPDADEVSLFSLDEPKADAEYSDKELSDFASWLSGSYVSGELTIPLEDDANLKFQLSKEADRELVTSLVSLTRKIQRAIEMHQDLSGAVRRPSELISGKFDGLKALKEHYGAEGVAKGTKLFSIVMSKMFDSLTEAYKGQIVGVIVCNGAPSVAEPLFNVIFTSPPTARWLEETKALPNTTAIEEIILVRRTVAWITGILLLIATLLGIYFLLNMPLTRDTLLYSNVKLD